In Streptomyces sp. HUAS ZL42, the DNA window GTCATCTACGACCCCGTCGGAGGCGAGAGCTATCGGCGTTCGACGAAGTGCATCGCCTTCGAGGGCCGGATCGTCGTGGTCGGCTTCGCCGGAGGCGAGATCCAGTCGGCGACTCTCAACCACGCGCTGGTCAAGAACTACTCGATCCTCGGTCTCCACTGGGGTCTGTACAACAGCAAGGATCCGGCCGCGGTGCAGCAGTGCCACGCCGAACTCACCCGCCTGGCTGACGCCGGACGGATCAAGCCGCTGGTGAGTGAGCGGTTGGCGTTGGGTGACATCGCCGATGGTGTGCAGCGGCTCGCCGACGGCAGCACGGTCGGGCGTCTGGTGTGCGTCATATGAGCGAGCCGGCCCGCATCGAGTCCGTGGTCTTCGACTACGGGGGAGTCCTTACGAACCCGGTCAGCAGCGGCATCAGTGCGTGGCTGGAGGCGGACGGCATGGCCCCGGAGTCGTTCCGGGCCGTGCTCAAGGCATGGCTCTCGCGCTCCGCTTTGGGGGGCAATCCCATCCACAGGCTTGCAAGCGGCGCGCTGAGCGTCCAGGAGTTCGAGGAGCTGCTCACGCCACAGCTGCCGACTCACGGCGATCGCCCGGTTGTCGCATCCGGGATCTTGGCGCGGATCTTCGCGGGGATGCGTGCCGATCCGAGCATGTTCGCGCTGGTCGAGGAGCTGCGCGCGCTCGGCATTCGTGTGGCGCTGCTGTCCAACGGCTGGGGCAACACCTCTCCGC includes these proteins:
- a CDS encoding HAD family hydrolase → MSEPARIESVVFDYGGVLTNPVSSGISAWLEADGMAPESFRAVLKAWLSRSALGGNPIHRLASGALSVQEFEELLTPQLPTHGDRPVVASGILARIFAGMRADPSMFALVEELRALGIRVALLSNGWGNTSPRARIDSLFHEVVISGEVGLCKPDPTIYRLTLERLGITAEAAVFLDDAEPHVAGARGVGMHAWLHIDPAGMRDAMSRLVPGLRSVTQVEGVGA